The following proteins come from a genomic window of Calditrichota bacterium:
- the rpsO gene encoding 30S ribosomal protein S15 → MPLTKEQKAELISKYGSTPVDSGRTEAQIALMTARIKELTAHLETHVKDHHSRRGLMMLVGKRRRLLEYLRRKDVERYRRLIDELGIRR, encoded by the coding sequence ATGCCCCTGACCAAAGAACAGAAGGCAGAACTCATCAGCAAGTACGGCAGCACGCCTGTAGACTCGGGGCGGACAGAGGCGCAGATTGCGCTCATGACCGCGCGCATCAAGGAGCTCACCGCGCACTTGGAGACGCATGTCAAGGACCACCATTCCAGGCGCGGCCTGATGATGCTGGTCGGCAAGAGGCGGCGACTCCTCGAGTACCTGCGGCGCAAGGACGTCGAGCGCTATCGTCGCTTGATCGACGAGCTCGGAATTCGCAGGTAG